From the Herpetosiphon gulosus genome, one window contains:
- a CDS encoding FAD-dependent oxidoreductase, translating to MDDLLVIGGGSAGITFAKFGASLGAKITVIEANKLGGDCTWTGCVPSKSLIHAAKIAHTTATAARYGITAQPSIDFAAVMGYVHSVQQQIYQHDDAPEVLHQAGARVIEGRARFYDDQTVEVNGELLRAKHFCIATGSHPKIPTIPGLAEAGYLTNEDVFLLEQLPKRIVVLGGGPIGCELGQALFRLGAEVTIIQQGPRLLPKDDHAMGAALAQALKAEGLQIYLNTKTLKVELQADAKQLTIQTATNEPQTIVADAILVAAGRTPNLHNLGLDAAGILYDPEQRIHVDQYLRTSNPRVFACGDVIGRYQFTHVAAQEAGLVLRNALFPGQSAMKYELVPWATFTDPEVGHVGLNEDQARAKYGSSLRVYELPWSANDRARTEDSTQGFIKILAVGRKEQIVGVHIIGQGAGDMINAAVLAMGTGVSASKLGGLINVYPTRSQGLKMTAQRSFTRWLEKPLLQRALRWYFR from the coding sequence ATGGACGATTTACTGGTAATTGGTGGCGGCTCGGCGGGGATTACCTTTGCAAAATTTGGCGCTTCGTTGGGGGCAAAAATTACCGTAATCGAGGCCAATAAGCTCGGTGGCGATTGTACTTGGACTGGCTGTGTGCCCAGTAAAAGCTTAATTCACGCTGCCAAAATTGCCCATACAACGGCAACCGCTGCCCGTTATGGGATTACCGCCCAGCCAAGTATCGATTTTGCTGCGGTGATGGGCTATGTGCATTCGGTGCAACAGCAAATTTATCAACACGACGATGCGCCTGAGGTGCTGCACCAAGCAGGTGCACGGGTGATCGAAGGTCGTGCGCGTTTTTATGATGATCAAACTGTCGAAGTTAATGGCGAATTGCTGCGGGCTAAGCACTTTTGCATCGCGACTGGCTCGCATCCCAAAATTCCGACCATCCCGGGTTTGGCCGAGGCGGGCTATCTTACCAACGAAGATGTGTTTTTGTTAGAACAATTGCCTAAGCGGATTGTTGTGCTTGGTGGTGGGCCGATTGGCTGTGAGCTAGGTCAAGCACTGTTTCGCTTGGGAGCAGAAGTGACAATTATTCAACAAGGCCCACGGCTGTTGCCCAAAGATGATCATGCCATGGGCGCGGCTTTGGCTCAAGCGCTTAAAGCCGAGGGCTTGCAAATTTACCTCAACACCAAAACCCTCAAAGTCGAACTTCAGGCTGACGCAAAACAGCTCACGATTCAAACTGCCACTAACGAACCCCAAACCATCGTTGCTGACGCAATTTTAGTCGCGGCGGGTCGTACTCCAAATCTCCATAATTTAGGTTTGGATGCAGCAGGCATTTTGTATGACCCCGAACAGCGGATTCATGTTGACCAATATTTGCGCACCAGTAACCCACGGGTGTTTGCCTGTGGCGATGTGATTGGGCGCTATCAATTTACCCATGTAGCAGCCCAAGAAGCAGGTTTGGTGCTGCGCAATGCACTTTTTCCAGGCCAAAGCGCCATGAAATACGAATTAGTGCCTTGGGCGACCTTTACCGATCCCGAGGTAGGCCATGTGGGCTTGAATGAAGACCAAGCGCGGGCCAAGTATGGCAGTAGTTTGCGGGTATATGAGTTGCCGTGGAGTGCCAACGACCGTGCTCGTACCGAGGATTCAACTCAAGGCTTTATCAAAATTTTGGCGGTTGGCCGCAAAGAGCAAATCGTCGGCGTGCATATTATCGGCCAAGGCGCTGGCGATATGATCAATGCAGCAGTGCTGGCGATGGGTACAGGCGTAAGCGCATCTAAGTTAGGTGGCTTGATTAATGTTTATCCAACCCGCTCGCAAGGCCTCAAAATGACTGCTCAACGCTCGTTTACCCGCTGGCTCGAAAAGCCACTGTTGCAACGAGCATTACGTTGGTATTTTCGCTAA
- a CDS encoding BMP family ABC transporter substrate-binding protein, producing the protein MNKRMIAFMMLLVLMIPVLAACGTETAATTAPAATATTEAAAPTATAAAEVTASPATEATAVATAAATAEATTGASNPSDIKIGLVTDVGKVDDGTFNQFAFEGLKRAETELGVKIDYIETIDPKDYEKNIEQFASQGYDLIIGVGFLMGDAIKAAASKYPDLKFAIVDFAYEPALTNVKGLVFSEDESAFIAGALAAMVSKSGKIGAVGGKEQVPAVKKFVLGYEAGAKYVNADIQVSKVYIDSFTDPTAGGEAAKTQIAEGADVIFGAGGQTGSGAIKTAADNNVFVIGVDQDEYNTTFKKGPAPMLITSAMKRVDNAVFDVVKEVVDGTFAGGLYLGNAANGGIDYAPFHDAESALPADAKAKLDEIKKGLADGTITTGVTLN; encoded by the coding sequence ATGAACAAACGCATGATTGCGTTCATGATGCTGTTGGTCTTGATGATTCCGGTGTTGGCTGCTTGTGGCACCGAAACCGCTGCAACCACAGCTCCAGCGGCTACCGCCACCACCGAAGCAGCTGCTCCAACGGCAACTGCTGCTGCCGAAGTAACCGCTAGCCCAGCCACCGAAGCAACCGCTGTGGCAACCGCTGCGGCAACCGCCGAAGCAACCACCGGTGCTAGCAACCCGAGCGACATCAAAATCGGTTTGGTTACCGACGTTGGTAAAGTCGATGACGGTACCTTCAACCAATTCGCTTTCGAAGGCTTGAAACGCGCCGAAACCGAACTCGGCGTGAAGATCGACTACATCGAAACCATCGATCCAAAAGACTACGAAAAGAACATCGAACAATTCGCTAGCCAAGGCTATGATTTGATCATCGGCGTAGGCTTCTTGATGGGCGATGCAATCAAAGCCGCTGCTTCAAAATACCCTGACTTGAAGTTTGCCATTGTTGACTTCGCTTACGAACCAGCATTAACAAACGTCAAGGGCTTGGTCTTCTCAGAAGATGAATCAGCCTTTATCGCTGGCGCTTTGGCCGCAATGGTTTCAAAGAGCGGCAAAATCGGTGCTGTTGGCGGTAAGGAACAAGTTCCTGCGGTCAAGAAGTTTGTGCTTGGTTACGAAGCTGGCGCTAAATACGTCAACGCCGACATCCAAGTCAGCAAAGTTTACATCGACTCATTCACCGACCCAACCGCTGGCGGCGAAGCTGCTAAAACCCAAATCGCTGAAGGCGCAGACGTAATCTTCGGTGCTGGTGGCCAAACTGGCTCAGGCGCAATCAAGACCGCTGCCGATAACAATGTCTTCGTGATTGGCGTTGACCAAGACGAATACAACACCACCTTCAAAAAAGGCCCAGCCCCAATGTTGATCACCAGCGCTATGAAGCGCGTTGACAACGCTGTGTTCGATGTGGTCAAGGAAGTTGTCGATGGCACCTTCGCTGGTGGCTTGTACTTGGGCAACGCTGCAAACGGCGGGATCGACTACGCTCCATTCCACGATGCTGAATCAGCCTTGCCAGCCGACGCTAAAGCCAAACTTGACGAAATCAAGAAGGGCTTGGCCGATGGCACGATTACCACTGGCGTTACCTTGAACTAA
- a CDS encoding ABC transporter ATP-binding protein: MTANVVPALEVRNITKQFPGVLANDQISFTLLPGEIHAFLGENGAGKSTLMNILYGLYDPDQGEILINGKLAKIKNPADAIRLGLGMVHQEYALVDTLTVTENIILGTELRNGPILNAKEASQRVRELSEQYGLAVPPDAIVGDLPVGVQQRVEILKALYRNVNMLILDEPTAVLTPQEADDLFRVMRELADQGKALIFITHKLREVREVADRITVLRRGKVVGDADPKTASEGQLAALMVGRDVVLKVDKTTANPGDAVLKVRNLKLRDERGITVLDDVSLDVHAGEVLGIAGVQGNGQTELVEAITGLQHLPTGSIELLGKDITNRPPRSITEQGVAYIPEDRKGTGLVLGYSIRDNLVLSTYYKAPFTKGLTFNDAAIDENAKELIETFDVRTPSATTTAGSLSGGNQQKIIVAREFTRENRLLIASQPTRGIDVGSIEFIHNQIIKQRDAGLAVLLVSAELDEVLALADRVAVMYHGKIVGILPIAEATRERVGLLMAGIQEQPNGK, translated from the coding sequence GTGACAGCGAACGTCGTACCTGCGTTGGAAGTCCGCAATATCACCAAGCAATTCCCCGGGGTTTTGGCCAACGACCAGATCTCTTTTACCCTACTCCCCGGTGAAATCCACGCCTTCCTTGGTGAAAATGGCGCGGGTAAATCCACCCTCATGAACATCTTGTACGGCTTGTATGACCCCGATCAAGGCGAGATTTTGATCAACGGCAAATTGGCCAAGATCAAAAATCCGGCTGATGCGATTCGGCTTGGTTTAGGCATGGTACACCAAGAATATGCGCTCGTTGATACCCTAACGGTCACCGAGAACATTATTCTGGGCACTGAATTGCGCAATGGTCCGATTCTCAATGCCAAAGAAGCCAGTCAACGGGTGCGCGAGCTTTCCGAGCAATATGGCTTGGCCGTACCACCCGATGCCATCGTCGGCGATTTACCGGTCGGTGTGCAGCAACGGGTCGAAATTTTGAAGGCGCTCTATCGCAATGTCAATATGTTGATTCTCGATGAACCAACTGCCGTATTGACTCCCCAAGAGGCCGATGACCTTTTTCGGGTTATGCGTGAATTGGCCGATCAGGGCAAGGCGCTGATTTTTATTACTCACAAATTACGTGAAGTGCGCGAAGTTGCCGACCGAATTACGGTGTTGCGCCGTGGTAAGGTTGTCGGCGACGCAGACCCCAAAACTGCCAGCGAAGGTCAATTAGCCGCGCTGATGGTTGGTCGCGATGTTGTCTTGAAAGTTGACAAAACTACGGCCAATCCTGGCGATGCGGTATTGAAAGTTCGCAACCTCAAACTACGCGATGAGCGTGGCATAACCGTGCTTGATGATGTCTCGCTCGATGTCCATGCTGGCGAGGTTTTGGGAATTGCAGGGGTGCAAGGCAACGGCCAAACTGAGTTGGTTGAGGCGATTACAGGCTTACAGCATTTGCCAACTGGCTCAATTGAGTTACTGGGCAAAGATATTACCAATCGCCCGCCGCGCTCAATTACTGAACAAGGTGTCGCCTACATTCCCGAAGATCGCAAAGGCACAGGCTTGGTGCTTGGCTATAGCATCCGCGATAATTTGGTGCTTTCAACCTATTACAAAGCACCATTTACCAAAGGCTTGACCTTCAACGATGCGGCAATCGACGAAAATGCCAAAGAACTGATTGAAACTTTTGATGTGCGCACACCCAGCGCCACTACCACTGCTGGTTCGCTGTCAGGTGGTAATCAACAAAAAATTATTGTGGCGCGTGAATTTACCCGCGAAAACCGCTTGCTGATTGCTTCACAACCGACGCGCGGGATTGACGTTGGCTCGATTGAATTTATTCACAACCAAATTATTAAACAGCGCGATGCAGGGCTAGCGGTCTTATTGGTTTCGGCAGAGCTTGATGAAGTGCTGGCCTTAGCCGACCGCGTTGCTGTGATGTACCACGGCAAGATTGTTGGCATTCTCCCGATTGCCGAAGCTACGCGCGAGCGTGTTGGCCTGTTGATGGCCGGTATTCAGGAGCAACCCAATGGCAAATGA
- a CDS encoding ABC transporter permease, whose protein sequence is MANEQQAPAETQKPAEPKPTKPSLPWLSEAIVPLLAILTAVLIGAVIVFISIPSNKLPAFDLSLYGSRSDWFFSTLPERLRVTLSAFTGLFSGAFGDWSKPSTIPGAISNTLVESTPYILAGLAVAVTFKAGLFNVGAEGQLLMGALGSVAVAAFMPQWFGVASLPAIIHLPAALLAGVLAGAMWGIIPGYLRAKTGAHEVITTIMLNYIALQIMDYLINGVMKDKSATLQRTPFIHENAALPRIVSKATDPSLTGGQAYPRLFTTTDSAWDLRIHMGIVIAFLMVGLIWWLMNRTPKGFEIKTVGENPEAARYAGMNITGTVVGAMGISGALAGLAGTSQVIGLEYNLKAVFSSGLGFDSLAIALLAKSNPIAIVPAALFWGALRTGAGAMQINTGISINLINIIQALVIMFIAADQIVRWIYRIKQAEGGKITFNRSWGK, encoded by the coding sequence ATGGCAAATGAGCAACAAGCCCCCGCTGAGACCCAAAAACCCGCCGAACCCAAGCCCACCAAACCTAGCTTGCCTTGGCTTAGTGAAGCAATCGTGCCGCTCTTGGCAATTCTAACGGCGGTCTTGATCGGCGCAGTGATCGTCTTTATTTCAATTCCCAGCAATAAGCTGCCAGCCTTTGATCTGAGCTTGTATGGCAGCCGCAGCGATTGGTTTTTCAGCACCTTGCCCGAACGTTTACGGGTAACGCTGAGTGCCTTCACTGGTTTGTTCTCAGGCGCATTTGGCGATTGGAGCAAACCAAGCACAATTCCAGGTGCAATCAGCAATACCCTAGTTGAATCAACGCCCTACATTTTGGCTGGTTTGGCCGTGGCAGTCACCTTTAAGGCTGGCTTGTTCAATGTTGGCGCTGAAGGTCAATTGTTGATGGGCGCACTTGGTAGCGTCGCTGTTGCCGCTTTTATGCCCCAATGGTTCGGCGTTGCCTCACTACCAGCGATTATTCACTTGCCAGCAGCTTTGCTGGCGGGGGTATTGGCTGGCGCAATGTGGGGGATTATTCCAGGCTATCTCAGGGCCAAAACTGGAGCGCATGAAGTTATTACGACAATCATGCTCAACTATATTGCCCTGCAAATTATGGATTATCTGATCAACGGCGTGATGAAAGATAAAAGCGCCACCCTGCAACGCACGCCCTTCATCCACGAAAATGCTGCCTTGCCGCGGATTGTCAGTAAAGCTACTGACCCAAGTTTAACGGGTGGGCAAGCCTATCCGCGTTTATTTACAACCACCGACAGCGCTTGGGATCTACGGATTCACATGGGGATTGTGATTGCATTTCTCATGGTTGGCCTAATTTGGTGGTTGATGAATCGCACACCCAAAGGCTTTGAAATCAAAACCGTGGGCGAAAACCCCGAAGCCGCCCGCTATGCTGGCATGAATATCACTGGCACGGTGGTTGGAGCAATGGGCATTTCAGGCGCGTTGGCGGGCTTGGCTGGCACAAGTCAAGTAATTGGCTTGGAATATAACCTCAAGGCCGTGTTCTCCAGTGGCTTGGGCTTCGATAGTTTGGCAATTGCCTTGCTCGCCAAGAGTAATCCAATTGCGATTGTTCCGGCAGCGCTGTTCTGGGGCGCGTTACGCACGGGCGCAGGCGCGATGCAAATTAACACGGGGATTTCAATCAACCTGATCAACATTATTCAAGCTTTAGTGATTATGTTTATTGCTGCCGACCAAATTGTGCGCTGGATTTATCGTATCAAGCAAGCTGAAGGTGGCAAAATCACGTTTAACCGTAGCTGGGGTAAGTAG
- a CDS encoding ABC transporter permease: protein MKFTRARGVGLLGIFIAIVLIFAVNNSLGNKITEKSKIQSIWGFTSTIRIPDSAKMKEDPKAPPVAAIELPTMITISLICGALVLAGGSLIAKNPERGWVAPYMSSVIALGFFSILLWAVANNSVDLSDTLSRVVRLGTPIAIGALAGIVCERSGVVNIGIEGMMLTAACFGYAAAAISARAIYGDALPESAVRGVVWMPLIIGILGAIVTGGMMAALHAWLSIRFKVDQVISGTVINIMAVGITGFTRTNFLLKFESPLRTGLPQMPLGPLADIPLLGPILFDHKPITYLMILMVFGLNFFLFRTVWGLRTRAIGEHPKAADTVGINVNRMRYRNVIIGGMIAGVAGAWFSLEGSFGFDDGMTSGQGFISLAAMIFGKWNPIGAFGGSLLFSSADALQLKVQAYSFDLPSQFMQMLPYVVTLIVLAGVIGRARPPAASGKVYEK from the coding sequence ATGAAATTTACACGCGCACGCGGGGTTGGCCTGCTCGGGATTTTCATCGCGATTGTCCTGATTTTTGCAGTCAATAACAGCCTCGGCAATAAAATCACTGAAAAAAGCAAAATCCAATCAATTTGGGGTTTTACTAGCACGATTCGAATTCCCGATAGTGCCAAAATGAAGGAAGATCCCAAAGCACCGCCAGTCGCCGCGATCGAACTGCCCACCATGATCACGATTAGCTTGATCTGTGGGGCATTAGTGTTAGCAGGTGGCTCGCTGATCGCCAAGAATCCTGAACGCGGTTGGGTTGCTCCGTATATGAGCAGCGTAATTGCCCTTGGTTTCTTTTCGATTTTGCTCTGGGCGGTCGCCAACAACAGCGTTGACCTCTCGGATACACTCTCGCGGGTGGTGCGGCTTGGCACACCAATCGCAATTGGGGCACTGGCAGGGATCGTCTGTGAGCGCTCAGGTGTGGTCAATATCGGGATCGAAGGCATGATGTTGACGGCAGCCTGTTTTGGCTATGCTGCTGCCGCGATCTCAGCCCGCGCAATCTATGGCGATGCCTTGCCCGAAAGTGCCGTCAGAGGTGTCGTTTGGATGCCCTTGATCATCGGAATTTTGGGCGCAATCGTAACTGGCGGCATGATGGCTGCCTTGCATGCTTGGCTCTCAATTCGCTTCAAAGTTGACCAAGTAATCAGCGGTACGGTGATCAATATTATGGCAGTTGGGATTACCGGTTTTACCCGCACCAACTTTTTGCTCAAATTTGAATCGCCCTTGCGAACAGGCTTGCCGCAAATGCCACTTGGGCCGTTGGCCGATATCCCATTGCTTGGACCGATTCTGTTTGATCACAAACCAATCACCTATTTGATGATTCTGATGGTGTTTGGCCTAAACTTCTTCCTGTTTCGCACGGTTTGGGGCTTGCGAACCCGCGCAATCGGCGAACACCCCAAAGCTGCCGATACCGTCGGGATCAACGTCAATCGCATGCGTTATCGCAACGTAATTATTGGCGGGATGATCGCTGGGGTAGCAGGGGCTTGGTTCTCACTAGAAGGCTCGTTTGGCTTTGACGATGGCATGACCAGTGGTCAAGGTTTTATCTCATTGGCCGCGATGATCTTCGGCAAGTGGAATCCAATTGGAGCCTTTGGTGGCTCGTTGCTCTTCTCATCTGCCGATGCCTTGCAGCTCAAAGTACAGGCCTATAGCTTCGATTTGCCATCGCAATTTATGCAAATGTTGCCGTATGTGGTAACGCTAATTGTATTAGCTGGGGTGATTGGCCGCGCCCGACCACCAGCCGCCTCGGGCAAAGTGTACGAAAAATAA
- a CDS encoding TCAD7 domain-containing protein, which produces MSSRSINRRLLVLQAGWTVAQAQLLLAHSQAEYVVIQRTEPQTYWYVYRLEVVQKDLSPHHPDVAIYLALNLQETSASPTLNSNQLENAEYLSVVLDDQHHLQGVINPSAQAKGTEFDPFFKAYPSVVAPNHAQLNQAFDLAVGFRDTPDAGLIGGHNPIVIHGLQVDEQCTIMLSGDGLQFDREQAELAFDMQATLFFKATPTRTGRCMMYVDYYRQRQLVGHAERVVLVDSNAEPEPSDASPFDFGSTPVDLLINLRRDGDTFKWTAMPHDQAFTPVHNLPSQQALSEQAAQNCAVDLLGAAVNPSLLLAQRELEALASDLGQFVPSPIWQLHSDLAQKLQRPLTVLLRSNDLSLPWELAMVEAPLLAGDQPLYWAAQTHFARWYIHPQVSPMPPDQLNISQISAIASRYGWDSGQAELVHAVDEQTMLQTQWQTQAYEATIQALDPLLSQATTQTGHLLHFAVHGRSQPNARIQEIILADNNAISAKALVGNTRRRPPQFSFVFINACQVATPGQSLGQAAGFPAEILKSGAAGFVAPLWEADDQAAGSFAAQFYSQAFQAQPLGAILQQYRLSYVANSTTTRLAYIFYGHPALRLAYSSKGATHAQQPSAA; this is translated from the coding sequence ATGTCGTCTAGGTCGATTAACCGCCGGTTATTGGTGCTTCAAGCAGGCTGGACAGTCGCTCAAGCCCAATTATTGCTCGCCCATAGCCAAGCCGAATATGTGGTTATTCAGCGCACTGAGCCGCAAACCTATTGGTATGTTTACCGACTCGAAGTTGTCCAAAAAGACTTAAGTCCCCATCACCCCGATGTTGCGATCTATCTAGCACTTAATTTGCAAGAAACTTCAGCCAGCCCCACCCTCAACAGCAATCAACTTGAAAATGCTGAATATCTGAGTGTTGTGCTTGACGATCAGCACCATTTGCAAGGCGTAATCAATCCCAGTGCTCAAGCCAAAGGCACAGAATTCGATCCGTTCTTCAAGGCTTATCCCTCAGTCGTAGCCCCAAATCATGCCCAACTTAACCAAGCCTTTGATCTAGCGGTGGGCTTTCGCGATACGCCTGATGCAGGCTTAATCGGCGGCCATAACCCGATTGTCATTCATGGCTTGCAAGTTGATGAGCAGTGCACGATTATGCTCAGCGGCGATGGCTTACAATTTGATCGTGAGCAAGCCGAATTGGCCTTTGACATGCAGGCCACGCTGTTTTTCAAGGCCACGCCAACCCGCACAGGCCGCTGTATGATGTATGTCGATTACTATCGGCAACGCCAATTGGTGGGCCATGCCGAGCGGGTTGTGTTGGTCGATAGCAACGCCGAGCCAGAGCCTAGCGACGCTAGCCCGTTTGATTTTGGCTCAACTCCGGTTGATCTGCTGATCAACCTGCGGCGCGATGGCGATACGTTCAAATGGACGGCAATGCCCCATGATCAAGCCTTTACGCCAGTGCACAATTTGCCGAGCCAGCAAGCCTTATCCGAGCAGGCCGCCCAAAATTGCGCCGTCGATCTGTTGGGTGCGGCGGTCAATCCAAGTTTATTGTTGGCGCAACGCGAACTTGAAGCCCTTGCCAGCGATCTAGGCCAATTTGTGCCAAGCCCAATTTGGCAATTACACAGTGATTTAGCCCAGAAATTGCAGCGCCCACTAACAGTTTTGCTGCGCAGTAACGATTTATCTTTGCCTTGGGAATTGGCGATGGTCGAAGCACCCTTGTTAGCTGGCGATCAGCCGCTGTATTGGGCCGCCCAAACCCATTTTGCCCGCTGGTATATTCACCCACAAGTCAGTCCAATGCCGCCCGATCAACTCAACATTAGCCAAATTAGTGCCATCGCCTCACGCTATGGCTGGGATTCAGGCCAAGCTGAATTGGTGCACGCCGTTGATGAACAAACCATGCTGCAAACCCAATGGCAAACCCAAGCCTACGAAGCCACGATTCAGGCGCTTGATCCATTGTTGAGTCAAGCCACAACCCAAACTGGCCATCTTTTACATTTTGCAGTCCATGGCCGCAGCCAACCCAATGCTCGCATTCAAGAAATTATCTTGGCCGATAATAATGCGATTTCGGCCAAAGCTTTGGTTGGCAACACTCGCCGCCGCCCACCCCAATTTAGCTTTGTGTTTATCAATGCCTGCCAAGTTGCCACCCCAGGCCAGAGCTTAGGCCAAGCAGCAGGCTTCCCCGCCGAAATTCTCAAAAGTGGCGCTGCGGGTTTTGTTGCACCGTTGTGGGAAGCTGATGATCAAGCAGCCGGAAGCTTCGCTGCCCAATTTTATAGCCAAGCTTTTCAAGCCCAACCGTTGGGCGCAATTTTGCAACAATATCGCCTAAGTTATGTGGCCAATAGCACCACCACCCGCCTTGCCTATATCTTTTACGGCCATCCAGCCTTGCGTTTGGCCTATTCGAGCAAAGGAGCAACCCATGCCCAACAACCAAGTGCGGCTTGA
- a CDS encoding GAF domain-containing protein, whose protein sequence is MPNPSETEVALTVIKRLRWLWLGSALVLLVGVGFLLWVGTARQPFSLIVVLLFAAWSLIWLMLSTWLYRQIAQHLNRTILPVVRDHPLLNEQISQAKAALLAAQDQYSSHTAQLIDSILPLGVQLVSEDDVEHLFQTIVTTAKQLASADACTLYLRTSTQTLRPVTMQTDSLKINLSAFDQHLPIPALALYDNQDQPIVRTITAATVHRGVSHNVIDVYGSDSYDFSGPQAFDMAMNYHSMSLLTVPLKDSTTEVIGVLQLINCIDRAQHTIVPFSPEVQQKVEVLASLVAAALVVNDKQLPDV, encoded by the coding sequence ATGCCAAATCCGTCTGAAACTGAAGTGGCCTTGACGGTAATCAAACGTTTGCGCTGGCTGTGGCTTGGCTCGGCCTTAGTTTTATTGGTCGGTGTGGGCTTTTTATTGTGGGTTGGTACAGCCAGACAGCCATTTTCATTAATCGTTGTGCTCTTATTTGCCGCTTGGTCGCTGATTTGGCTTATGCTTAGCACTTGGCTCTATCGCCAAATTGCCCAACATCTGAACCGCACGATCCTACCTGTGGTGCGCGATCATCCTTTGTTGAACGAGCAAATTAGCCAAGCCAAAGCGGCCTTGTTAGCGGCACAAGATCAATATTCCTCACATACCGCCCAGTTGATCGACTCGATTTTGCCCTTGGGTGTGCAGTTGGTCAGCGAAGATGATGTTGAGCATTTGTTTCAGACAATTGTGACAACCGCCAAACAACTAGCCTCGGCAGATGCCTGTACCTTGTATTTGCGTACCTCGACCCAAACCCTGCGTCCAGTTACCATGCAAACTGATTCATTGAAAATTAATTTGAGTGCTTTCGATCAGCATTTGCCAATTCCGGCTTTGGCGTTGTACGATAATCAAGACCAGCCGATTGTGCGCACGATTACTGCGGCCACGGTGCATCGTGGGGTTTCGCATAATGTGATCGATGTGTATGGCAGCGATTCATATGATTTTTCTGGCCCACAGGCCTTTGATATGGCCATGAACTATCATTCGATGTCGTTGCTGACTGTGCCGCTCAAAGATAGTACGACCGAGGTGATCGGCGTTTTGCAATTGATCAACTGTATTGATCGTGCGCAACATACGATTGTGCCGTTCAGTCCTGAGGTGCAGCAAAAAGTTGAGGTGCTGGCTAGTCTTGTCGCCGCCGCACTGGTGGTCAACGATAAGCAATTACCCGATGTTTAA